The following proteins come from a genomic window of Deltaproteobacteria bacterium:
- a CDS encoding ATP-binding protein, translated as MARRRPRIRIRTLLAVLVFSATVPLGLFGGWLVYRSGQHQQTLADRQNSETARAIAVTVDKTIEGTMAALRSLAALEEELAIARFAGFAARVLPTQPTWHALFLSDRSGRDLAGTAQGFGDVEARRRWASRIVDTGHAAASDLARDPATGVFYVTVGVPVPGPEGAQRVLGARILASTFSALLRQQNPPPNGVVTLLDARRRIVARTRHEERYLGGPPSPGFEEAAERMAEGNWTEILLEGIPVHAALSRAPLSGWTVGLGLPRAEIDAPIRRSLAELMAVGLLVLGAATLSALAFGGLIFRSLAQASRAARALARGDPVAVRRSRVQELDQLWHGLGEASSVLQRLLEKERTARAEAEAVNRSKDEFVAIVSHELRTPLGAITGWAQLLESGSLDEAQSARALEIITRNARLQAQLLNDLLDVSRMVTGNLSIELEPVEMGAVVAAAVDAVRPEAERRQVAIHFARQPSVGLVEGDPDRLEQIVWNLLSNAIKFTPADGRIDVGLERAGKELVLSVSDTGAGIAPELLPHVFERFRHGTSSVSRSQGGLGIGLALVQHLAELHGGRVEAASGGVGCGARFTVLLPACEPVAVRSGRAEGSAAAAETGRLLAGLSVLVVDDDDDARELVATVLARGGARVASAASTPEALLRIDQQRPDVLVSDIAMPGVTGLDLMEEVRCRPGPPLPAIALSAHGRIEDRERALRAGFDLYLVKPVDTGALLAAVGKAAALSHPGEDRSPG; from the coding sequence GTGGCACGTCGTCGCCCCCGCATCCGGATCCGCACCCTGCTCGCGGTCCTGGTCTTCTCGGCCACGGTTCCGCTCGGGCTCTTCGGGGGCTGGCTGGTCTACCGCTCGGGGCAGCACCAGCAGACCCTCGCCGACCGCCAGAACAGCGAGACGGCGCGGGCGATCGCGGTCACCGTCGACAAGACCATCGAAGGCACGATGGCCGCGCTCCGCAGCCTCGCCGCGCTCGAGGAGGAGCTGGCGATCGCGCGCTTCGCCGGCTTTGCCGCGCGGGTGCTCCCGACCCAGCCCACCTGGCACGCGCTCTTCCTCAGCGATCGCTCGGGGCGCGACCTGGCAGGAACCGCACAGGGCTTCGGTGACGTGGAGGCGCGCCGGCGCTGGGCGAGCCGGATCGTGGACACGGGCCACGCCGCGGCATCGGATCTCGCCCGGGATCCGGCAACCGGCGTCTTCTACGTGACCGTGGGAGTTCCCGTGCCCGGCCCGGAGGGTGCGCAGCGGGTGCTCGGCGCGCGCATCCTCGCCAGCACCTTCAGCGCGCTCCTGCGCCAGCAGAACCCGCCGCCGAACGGTGTCGTGACCCTCCTCGACGCGCGGCGCCGGATCGTGGCGCGCACCCGCCACGAGGAGCGCTACCTGGGCGGTCCTCCGAGCCCGGGCTTCGAGGAGGCCGCGGAGCGTATGGCGGAGGGCAACTGGACCGAGATCCTCCTCGAGGGGATCCCCGTCCACGCCGCCCTGAGCCGCGCACCGCTCAGCGGCTGGACGGTGGGGCTCGGCCTCCCGCGCGCGGAGATCGACGCCCCGATCCGCCGCTCGCTCGCCGAGCTCATGGCCGTCGGGCTCCTGGTCCTCGGAGCCGCCACGCTCTCGGCGCTGGCCTTCGGCGGCCTGATCTTCCGCTCGCTCGCGCAGGCGTCGCGCGCAGCGCGGGCACTCGCACGTGGTGATCCGGTGGCGGTGCGGCGCTCCCGCGTCCAGGAGCTCGACCAGCTCTGGCACGGGCTCGGCGAGGCGTCCAGCGTGCTCCAGCGCCTGCTCGAGAAGGAGCGGACGGCGCGGGCCGAGGCCGAGGCCGTGAACCGCAGCAAGGACGAGTTCGTCGCCATCGTGTCGCACGAGCTGCGGACGCCGCTCGGTGCGATCACGGGATGGGCGCAGCTGCTCGAGAGCGGATCGCTCGACGAGGCCCAGAGCGCGCGGGCGCTCGAGATCATCACGCGCAATGCGCGGCTCCAGGCGCAGCTCCTGAACGACCTCCTCGACGTGTCGCGCATGGTGACGGGCAATCTGAGCATCGAGCTGGAGCCGGTCGAGATGGGGGCGGTGGTGGCCGCCGCGGTCGACGCGGTGCGTCCCGAGGCCGAGCGCCGCCAGGTGGCGATCCACTTCGCGCGGCAGCCGTCCGTCGGGCTCGTGGAGGGCGACCCGGATCGCCTCGAGCAGATCGTCTGGAACCTGCTCTCGAACGCGATCAAGTTCACGCCGGCGGACGGGCGCATCGACGTCGGGCTCGAACGCGCGGGCAAGGAGCTGGTGCTTTCCGTGAGCGACACGGGCGCGGGGATCGCGCCCGAGCTCCTGCCGCACGTCTTCGAGCGCTTCCGGCACGGCACCTCGTCCGTGTCGCGCAGCCAGGGCGGGCTCGGGATCGGGCTCGCGCTCGTGCAGCACCTGGCGGAGCTGCACGGCGGCCGGGTGGAGGCCGCGAGCGGGGGCGTGGGGTGCGGCGCACGCTTCACGGTGTTGCTGCCGGCCTGCGAGCCGGTGGCGGTCCGCAGCGGCCGGGCCGAGGGATCCGCGGCAGCAGCCGAGACCGGCCGCCTGCTGGCGGGCCTGAGCGTGCTCGTGGTGGACGACGACGACGACGCGCGCGAGCTCGTCGCCACCGTGCTCGCGCGTGGTGGCGCGCGGGTGGCGAGCGCCGCCTCGACGCCGGAGGCGCTGCTCCGCATCGACCAGCAGCGGCCGGACGTGCTGGTGAGCGACATCGCGATGCCGGGCGTGACCGGCCTCGACCTGATGGAGGAGGTCCGCTGCCGTCCCGGCCCGCCGCTACCTGCGATCGCCCTTTCGGCCCACGGGCGGATCGAGGACCGGGAGCGGGCGCTCCGCGCGGGCTTCGACCTGTACCTCGTGAAGCCGGTCGACACCGGTGCGCTGCTCGCCGCGGTGGGGAAGGCGGCGGCGCTGTCACATCCCGGCGAGGACCGCTCGCCCGGCTAG
- the atpC gene encoding ATP synthase F1 subunit epsilon gives MPVNLTIVTPEGVRYDGGVDSVVVPGTEGDFGVLPGHERFLAPVRIGELEVRGGNDPARRWAAVSDGFADVSAERVVVLVDTCEFAPDIDEARAERARARAERELDRLRQDRSEALDFKLEEAALQRAVIRIQVSKKRGMAA, from the coding sequence GTGCCCGTCAATCTCACGATCGTGACGCCCGAGGGCGTCCGCTACGACGGCGGGGTCGACAGCGTCGTCGTGCCCGGCACCGAGGGTGACTTCGGCGTGCTGCCGGGCCACGAGCGCTTCCTCGCTCCGGTCCGCATCGGCGAGCTCGAGGTGCGCGGCGGCAACGACCCGGCGCGGCGCTGGGCCGCCGTCTCCGACGGCTTCGCCGACGTGAGCGCCGAACGCGTCGTGGTCCTCGTGGACACCTGCGAGTTCGCCCCCGACATCGACGAAGCGCGGGCGGAGCGTGCGCGTGCCCGAGCCGAGCGCGAGCTCGACCGCCTGCGACAGGACCGCAGCGAAGCGCTCGACTTCAAGCTCGAAGAGGCGGCGCTGCAGCGCGCGGTCATCCGGATCCAGGTGTCGAAGAAGCGGGGGATGGCGGCGTAG
- the bioD gene encoding dethiobiotin synthase, whose translation MIPGLFVTGTDTGVGKTVVACALAERLRARGVDVGVMKPIETGVGPQGPLDAIALAEAAGADDPLARICPVRLALPAAPDVAAAAEARAIDLGAIRAAFAALRARHALLLVEGAGGLLVPITAGYSMAELARELGLPLLVVARGRLGTVNHTRLTLEVAAARGLPVAGVVVSHGPTPLSPADAANLGALRRLLGPLLLGELPPLHPGASTPPGALDLGRLLAAAERAVQAARRDASS comes from the coding sequence ATGATCCCCGGCCTCTTCGTCACGGGCACCGACACGGGGGTGGGCAAGACGGTCGTCGCCTGTGCGCTCGCCGAGCGGCTGCGGGCCCGCGGCGTCGACGTCGGCGTGATGAAGCCGATCGAGACGGGGGTGGGGCCGCAGGGGCCGCTCGACGCGATCGCGCTCGCCGAGGCGGCCGGGGCCGACGACCCGCTCGCGCGGATCTGCCCGGTGCGGCTCGCGCTGCCCGCGGCCCCGGACGTCGCGGCCGCCGCCGAGGCGCGCGCGATCGACCTCGGGGCGATCCGCGCGGCCTTCGCGGCGCTGCGCGCGCGCCACGCGCTGCTGCTCGTCGAGGGCGCCGGCGGGCTCCTGGTGCCGATCACGGCCGGGTACTCGATGGCGGAGCTCGCCCGGGAGCTCGGCCTGCCGCTCCTCGTCGTGGCGCGGGGCCGGCTCGGGACCGTGAACCACACGCGGCTCACCCTCGAGGTGGCGGCGGCGCGCGGGCTGCCGGTCGCGGGCGTCGTCGTCTCGCACGGTCCGACCCCGCTGTCGCCGGCCGACGCCGCGAATCTCGGGGCCCTGCGGCGGCTGCTCGGCCCCCTGCTCCTCGGCGAGCTGCCCCCGCTCCACCCCGGCGCGAGCACCCCGCCCGGCGCGCTCGACCTGGGCCGCCTGCTCGCCGCGGCGGAGCGGGCGGTGCAAGCCGCGCGTCGAGATGCGTCATCATGA
- the radA gene encoding DNA repair protein RadA translates to MAKARSHYACTSCGARSPRWVGRCPDCGAWSTMVEEPDAPSRASRPTRPGVEAPSGAIPLRHVPAEARPRMATALPELDRVLGGGLVPGSAVLLGGEPGIGKSTLALQVAAALAAPAKPAAGPVLYVSGEESPEQIRLRAARLAALPDALLVLAETRVEAIADAWRAHAPALVLVDSIQTLQSERVDSAPGSVAQVRESAAELIALAKQTGAVLLLVGHVTKEGLLAGPRVLEHLVDVVLAFEGDRGHAFRLLRATKNRFGSTLEVGVFAMGERGLAGVENPSELFLAERRGEAPGSCVTAVLEGTRPLLLEVQALVAPAGYGTARRTAIGFDDGRLALLLAVLARRGGIDVLGMDVYLNVTGGMRIGEPAADLAVVLALASSRLDLPLPPGAVAIGEVGLGGEVRRVGRLDARVQEAARLGFTRALVPRGPHHPLEPFERVPVEDVAEAVGWLRRG, encoded by the coding sequence GTGGCGAAGGCGCGCTCGCACTACGCCTGCACGAGCTGCGGAGCCCGGTCTCCGCGCTGGGTCGGGCGCTGCCCGGACTGCGGGGCGTGGTCCACGATGGTGGAGGAGCCCGATGCCCCGAGCCGTGCCTCGCGCCCCACCCGTCCGGGGGTCGAGGCGCCGAGCGGCGCGATCCCGCTGCGCCACGTCCCCGCCGAGGCCCGCCCCCGCATGGCCACCGCCCTCCCCGAGCTCGACCGTGTCCTCGGCGGTGGCCTGGTCCCGGGCTCGGCGGTCCTGCTCGGCGGCGAGCCCGGGATCGGCAAGAGCACCCTCGCCCTCCAGGTCGCCGCCGCCCTCGCCGCGCCCGCGAAGCCCGCGGCGGGCCCCGTCCTCTACGTGAGCGGCGAGGAGAGCCCGGAGCAGATCCGCCTGCGCGCCGCGCGGCTGGCGGCGCTGCCCGACGCGCTGCTGGTGCTCGCCGAGACCCGCGTCGAGGCGATCGCCGACGCCTGGCGCGCGCACGCGCCCGCGCTGGTGCTGGTCGACTCGATCCAGACGCTCCAGAGCGAGCGCGTCGACTCCGCGCCGGGCTCCGTCGCGCAGGTGCGCGAGAGCGCCGCGGAGCTGATCGCGCTCGCCAAGCAGACCGGAGCCGTGCTGCTCCTGGTCGGCCACGTGACCAAGGAGGGGCTGCTCGCGGGCCCGCGCGTGCTCGAGCACCTGGTCGACGTGGTCCTCGCCTTCGAAGGCGACCGCGGCCACGCCTTCCGCCTGCTGCGCGCCACCAAGAACCGCTTCGGCTCGACCCTCGAGGTGGGGGTCTTCGCGATGGGCGAGCGCGGCCTCGCGGGGGTCGAGAACCCGAGCGAGCTCTTCCTCGCCGAGCGGCGCGGCGAGGCGCCCGGCTCGTGCGTGACCGCGGTGCTCGAGGGCACGCGGCCGCTGCTGCTCGAGGTGCAGGCGCTGGTGGCGCCGGCCGGCTACGGCACTGCGCGGCGCACCGCGATCGGATTCGACGACGGGCGGCTCGCCCTGCTGCTCGCGGTCCTGGCGCGGCGCGGCGGGATCGACGTGCTCGGCATGGACGTCTACCTGAACGTGACCGGCGGGATGCGCATCGGTGAGCCGGCCGCTGATCTCGCCGTGGTGTTGGCGCTGGCGTCGAGCCGGCTCGACCTGCCCCTGCCGCCGGGTGCGGTCGCGATCGGCGAGGTCGGGCTCGGCGGCGAGGTGCGCCGCGTCGGGCGGCTGGACGCGCGGGTGCAGGAGGCTGCGCGCCTCGGCTTCACGCGCGCGCTCGTCCCGCGCGGCCCGCACCACCCGCTCGAGCCCTTCGAGCGGGTGCCGGTCGAGGACGTCGCCGAGGCGGTGGGATGGCTGCGCAGGGGCTGA
- the atpG gene encoding ATP synthase F1 subunit gamma has product MPSLKDIRRRITSVKKTQQITRAMRMVAAAKLRRAQIAIESARPYADRMRETLREVAAAGAEHPLLVARERVERVDFVVVTSDRGLCGAFNSNVLKRAQAEVAERESEALRVAILPVGRKAAELFRRRRAGQVAKAFTGITRVDYTHAAEIADLVGRRFLTGETDEVWLVHSEFVTTMTQRPRASRLLPMAPEADGTAGADKPPYAIEPDAERLLRVLVPKALQVEIFRALLDNQAGEHAARMTSMESATRNTEEMIAALTLQYNRARQAAITKELVEIVSGAEAL; this is encoded by the coding sequence ATGCCGAGCCTCAAGGACATCCGGCGCCGGATCACGAGCGTCAAGAAGACGCAGCAGATCACGCGCGCGATGCGGATGGTCGCGGCCGCGAAGCTGCGCCGCGCCCAGATCGCCATCGAGTCGGCGCGCCCCTACGCGGACCGGATGCGCGAGACGCTGCGCGAGGTGGCGGCTGCCGGCGCCGAGCACCCGCTGCTCGTGGCGCGCGAGCGCGTCGAGCGGGTCGACTTCGTCGTCGTGACCTCGGATCGTGGCCTGTGCGGAGCCTTCAACTCGAACGTGCTCAAGCGCGCGCAGGCCGAGGTGGCCGAGCGCGAGAGCGAGGCCCTGCGGGTCGCGATCCTGCCGGTCGGGCGCAAGGCGGCGGAGCTGTTCCGGCGCCGGCGGGCCGGGCAGGTCGCCAAGGCCTTCACCGGCATCACCCGCGTCGACTACACGCACGCGGCCGAGATCGCAGACCTCGTCGGCCGGCGCTTCCTCACCGGCGAGACCGACGAGGTCTGGCTGGTCCACAGCGAGTTCGTGACCACCATGACGCAGAGGCCCCGCGCGTCCCGGCTGCTGCCGATGGCACCCGAAGCCGACGGCACCGCCGGTGCCGACAAGCCCCCCTACGCGATCGAGCCCGACGCCGAGCGCCTGCTGCGCGTGTTGGTCCCGAAGGCCCTCCAGGTCGAGATCTTCCGGGCCCTTCTCGACAACCAGGCCGGTGAGCACGCCGCGCGCATGACCTCGATGGAGAGCGCGACGCGCAATACCGAGGAGATGATCGCCGCGCTGACACTTCAGTACAACAGGGCCCGGCAGGCGGCGATCACGAAGGAGCTGGTCGAGATCGTTTCGGGGGCAGAAGCCCTCTAG
- the bioF gene encoding 8-amino-7-oxononanoate synthase gives MGVTAVAAEALAAIRARGTHRRMRVLAGAQGPRMEVDGREVLLFAGSNYLDLAAHPEVSEAAARAARDWGCAAGGSRLINGNLTLHEALEAELAAFLGVEAALVFATGYQANLGVIPALVGPGDAVVSDALVHASIIDGCRLSRAAVRVFAHGDPAALDEALAGVAPGHRRTLVVLDGVYSMDGDRAPLAPMLAAARHHGALVLLDDAHGIGCLGAGGRGSAEAAGVAAGALDVLVGTLGKALGSFGAFVAGPAALRELLVNAARSFIFSCALAPPQVAAARAALALVRREPWRREQLQRNAARLRDGLAARGISTAPSDTHIVPVRIGDNASTMAACEALLARGFYAQGIRHPSVPEGSARLRITPMATHAEAEIDALAAAVAGALAR, from the coding sequence GTGGGCGTCACCGCGGTCGCCGCCGAGGCGCTGGCGGCGATCCGCGCCCGCGGTACCCACCGGCGCATGCGCGTGCTGGCCGGCGCGCAGGGGCCGCGCATGGAGGTGGACGGCCGCGAGGTGCTGCTCTTCGCGGGCAGCAACTACCTCGACCTCGCGGCCCATCCCGAGGTGAGCGAGGCCGCCGCGCGCGCCGCCCGCGACTGGGGCTGCGCGGCCGGTGGCTCGCGGCTCATCAACGGCAACCTGACCCTCCACGAGGCGCTCGAGGCGGAGCTGGCCGCGTTCCTCGGCGTCGAGGCCGCGCTGGTCTTCGCGACGGGCTACCAGGCCAACCTCGGCGTGATCCCCGCGCTCGTGGGGCCCGGCGACGCGGTCGTCTCGGACGCGCTCGTGCACGCCTCGATCATCGACGGCTGCCGGCTCTCGCGAGCGGCGGTGCGGGTCTTCGCGCACGGCGATCCGGCGGCGCTCGACGAGGCGCTCGCCGGGGTCGCCCCCGGGCACCGCCGGACGCTCGTGGTGCTCGACGGGGTCTACAGCATGGACGGCGACCGCGCGCCGCTGGCGCCCATGCTCGCCGCGGCCCGCCACCACGGGGCGCTCGTGCTGCTCGACGACGCGCACGGGATCGGCTGCCTCGGCGCGGGCGGGCGCGGCAGCGCCGAGGCGGCGGGGGTCGCGGCGGGCGCGCTCGACGTCCTGGTCGGCACGCTCGGCAAGGCGCTCGGCTCCTTCGGCGCGTTCGTGGCGGGGCCCGCGGCGCTCCGCGAGCTGCTCGTGAACGCGGCGCGCAGCTTCATCTTCAGCTGCGCGCTGGCGCCGCCGCAGGTGGCGGCCGCGCGCGCGGCGCTCGCGCTGGTCCGGCGCGAGCCCTGGCGCCGCGAGCAGCTCCAGCGCAACGCCGCGCGCCTGCGCGACGGGCTCGCTGCCCGTGGCATCTCCACCGCACCGAGCGACACCCACATCGTCCCGGTCCGGATCGGGGACAACGCGTCTACGATGGCGGCCTGCGAGGCGCTCCTCGCCCGGGGCTTCTACGCGCAGGGGATCCGACACCCGTCGGTGCCGGAGGGCAGCGCGCGCTTGCGCATCACGCCGATGGCGACCCACGCCGAGGCCGAGATCGACGCGCTGGCCGCCGCCGTGGCCGGCGCGCTGGCGCGATGA
- the atpD gene encoding F0F1 ATP synthase subunit beta, with protein sequence MAGANGRVVQVMGPVVDVEFPPGELPEVYTALRLTNPALDERENNLVIEVAQHLGENTVRTIAMDSTEGLTRGQAVVNTGDGIRVPVGPATLGRIMNVIGEPVDERGAIGTQESAPIHRPAPAFVEQATSAELLETGIKVVDLLAPYPKGGKIGLFGGAGVGKTVVILELINNIAKQHGGYSVFGGVGERTREGNDLWHEMADAKLSDGTTVLQKAALVFGQMNEPPGARARVGLSALTVAEHFRDAEGKDVLLFIDNIFRFTQAGSEVSALLGRIPSAVGYQPTLSTDMGELQERITSTKRGSITSVQAIYVPADDLTDPAPATAFSHLDATTVLSRAISELGIYPAVDPLDSTSRILDPQVLGEDHYAVARGVQQVLQKYKDLQDIIAILGMDELSEEDKLTVARARKLQRFLSQPFSVAEQFTGTPGVYVRLEDTIRGFKEVLEGKHDDLPEQAFYMVGTIEDAMEKAKRMA encoded by the coding sequence ATGGCAGGTGCCAACGGTCGCGTGGTGCAGGTGATGGGTCCGGTCGTGGACGTCGAGTTCCCGCCCGGCGAGCTGCCCGAGGTCTACACCGCGCTGCGGCTCACCAATCCCGCCCTCGACGAGCGCGAGAACAACCTCGTGATCGAGGTGGCCCAGCACCTCGGCGAGAACACCGTGCGTACGATCGCCATGGACTCGACCGAGGGCCTGACGCGCGGCCAGGCGGTGGTGAACACGGGCGACGGCATCCGCGTCCCGGTCGGTCCGGCCACGCTCGGCCGCATCATGAACGTGATCGGCGAGCCGGTCGACGAGCGCGGCGCGATCGGGACCCAGGAGAGCGCGCCGATCCACCGGCCGGCGCCGGCCTTCGTCGAGCAGGCCACCTCGGCCGAGCTGCTCGAGACCGGCATCAAGGTGGTCGACCTGCTGGCGCCCTACCCGAAGGGGGGCAAGATCGGCCTCTTCGGCGGCGCCGGCGTCGGCAAGACGGTCGTGATCCTCGAGCTCATCAACAACATCGCCAAGCAGCACGGCGGCTACTCCGTCTTCGGCGGGGTCGGCGAGCGCACCCGCGAGGGCAACGACCTCTGGCACGAGATGGCCGACGCCAAGCTCTCCGACGGCACCACCGTGCTCCAGAAGGCGGCGCTCGTCTTCGGCCAGATGAACGAGCCGCCGGGCGCGCGCGCGCGCGTCGGCCTCTCGGCCCTCACCGTCGCCGAGCACTTCCGCGACGCCGAGGGCAAGGACGTGCTGCTCTTCATCGACAACATCTTCCGCTTCACCCAGGCAGGCTCCGAGGTCTCGGCGCTGCTCGGCCGGATCCCCTCGGCGGTGGGCTACCAGCCGACGCTCTCCACCGACATGGGAGAGCTCCAGGAGCGGATCACCTCGACCAAGCGCGGCTCGATCACCTCGGTGCAGGCCATCTACGTCCCCGCCGACGACCTCACCGACCCGGCGCCGGCGACGGCCTTCTCCCACCTCGACGCCACGACCGTGCTCTCGCGGGCGATCTCCGAGCTCGGCATCTACCCGGCCGTCGACCCGCTCGACTCGACGAGCCGGATCCTCGACCCGCAGGTGCTCGGCGAGGATCACTACGCGGTGGCGCGCGGCGTCCAGCAGGTGCTCCAGAAGTACAAGGACCTGCAGGACATCATCGCGATCCTCGGCATGGACGAGCTCAGCGAGGAGGACAAGCTCACCGTCGCGCGCGCACGCAAGCTCCAGCGCTTCCTGTCCCAGCCCTTCAGCGTCGCCGAGCAGTTCACCGGCACGCCGGGCGTCTACGTCCGCCTCGAGGACACGATCCGCGGCTTCAAGGAAGTGCTCGAAGGCAAGCACGACGACCTGCCCGAGCAGGCCTTCTACATGGTCGGCACCATCGAGGACGCCATGGAGAAGGCCAAGCGGATGGCCTAG
- a CDS encoding nitroreductase/quinone reductase family protein: MRVLRILLVVAAVYVGIVIAFESLLGFFQPDSAGTIVITTADDAGHRSARVVSSVWSDGRLYVSANHWPRAWYEQALAHPKVEVAIDGRSGPYTAVPVSGPEHDRLMAEHGHPLVFRVLTGFPPRHFLRLDPG; this comes from the coding sequence GTGAGAGTCCTCCGGATCCTGCTCGTCGTCGCCGCCGTCTACGTCGGGATCGTGATCGCCTTCGAGTCGCTGCTCGGCTTCTTCCAGCCCGACAGCGCGGGGACGATCGTGATCACGACCGCCGACGACGCGGGGCACCGGAGCGCACGGGTCGTCTCGAGCGTCTGGAGCGACGGCAGGCTCTACGTCTCGGCGAACCACTGGCCGCGCGCCTGGTACGAGCAGGCGCTCGCGCACCCCAAGGTCGAGGTCGCGATCGACGGCCGGAGCGGCCCCTACACGGCGGTGCCCGTCAGCGGCCCGGAGCACGACCGGCTGATGGCCGAGCACGGACACCCACTGGTGTTCCGGGTCCTTACCGGCTTCCCGCCGCGCCACTTCCTGCGGCTCGATCCGGGCTGA
- the bioB gene encoding biotin synthase BioB, with product MFDRYARLAERALADEPPTRDEALWILDGADVALLPLLHAAYLPREKHFGRRVQVQVLNNVQNGLCPEDCGYCSQSRDSEAPIRKYAMKPREEILAEAERAARAGATRYCMVLSGRGPTLERTRELARLIREVKERFPIAVCLSVGLVDDEQARILAEAGLDRLNHNLNTSERHYPEICSTHSYADRLATLSAAHRHGIATCSGFILGMGERSEDVLDVAFRLRALEVPSIPVNFLVPIEGNPVVSDGSLTPERCLRALALMRLVNPRAEVRAAGGREGHLRSLGALVLWPANSLFVEGYLTTRGDAVNETYRMIADAGFEIGGNPLYDAEERERGTAFRLGGGGGGGGGGGGILKPEIAAPVRGVAPRGARP from the coding sequence GTGTTCGACCGCTATGCCCGACTCGCCGAGCGCGCCCTCGCGGACGAGCCCCCGACGCGCGACGAGGCGCTCTGGATCCTCGACGGCGCGGACGTGGCGCTGCTCCCGCTGCTCCACGCCGCCTACCTGCCCCGCGAGAAGCACTTCGGGCGCCGCGTGCAGGTGCAGGTGCTGAACAACGTGCAGAACGGCCTGTGCCCCGAGGACTGCGGCTACTGCTCGCAGTCGCGCGACTCCGAGGCGCCGATCCGCAAGTACGCGATGAAGCCGCGCGAGGAGATCCTCGCCGAGGCCGAGCGCGCGGCCCGCGCCGGCGCCACGCGCTACTGCATGGTGCTCTCCGGCCGGGGCCCCACCCTCGAGCGCACCCGCGAGCTCGCTCGGCTGATCCGCGAGGTGAAGGAGCGCTTCCCGATCGCCGTGTGCCTGTCGGTCGGGCTCGTCGACGACGAGCAGGCGCGCATCCTGGCCGAGGCGGGCCTCGACCGGCTCAACCACAACCTCAACACGAGCGAGCGCCACTACCCCGAGATCTGCTCGACCCACAGCTACGCGGACCGCCTCGCCACGCTCTCGGCGGCCCATCGCCACGGCATCGCGACCTGCAGCGGCTTCATCCTCGGGATGGGGGAGCGGAGCGAGGACGTGCTCGACGTCGCCTTCCGGCTGCGCGCGCTCGAGGTGCCCTCGATCCCGGTGAACTTCCTGGTCCCGATCGAGGGCAACCCGGTGGTGTCCGACGGCTCGCTCACCCCCGAGCGCTGCCTGCGCGCGCTCGCGCTGATGCGGCTCGTGAACCCGCGCGCCGAGGTGCGCGCCGCGGGCGGGCGCGAGGGCCACCTGCGATCGCTCGGCGCACTCGTGCTCTGGCCCGCCAACTCGCTCTTCGTCGAGGGCTATCTCACGACCCGCGGCGACGCGGTGAACGAGACCTATCGCATGATCGCCGACGCCGGCTTCGAGATCGGCGGCAATCCGCTCTACGACGCCGAGGAGCGCGAGCGTGGCACCGCCTTCCGCCTCGGCGGCGGTGGCGGTGGCGGTGGCGGTGGCGGCGGGATCCTGAAGCCCGAGATCGCCGCGCCGGTGCGCGGCGTGGCGCCGCGCGGGGCGCGGCCCTAG